The Pseudanabaena galeata CCNP1313 genome includes a region encoding these proteins:
- a CDS encoding bacteriohemerythrin, whose translation MQRFEWSDSLSIGVPMIDSQHRELIAATNEIGEAIERGNGANAIKKLLVFLKFYAEWHFGNEETCAAKHSCPMASVNQEAHKKFIETFGKLHDQYRQSDASEEIALKIYNELCEWLVSHILKIDTQIGACIKESLAQSA comes from the coding sequence ATGCAAAGATTTGAATGGTCTGACTCCTTGAGTATTGGTGTACCAATGATTGACAGCCAGCATCGTGAACTAATTGCGGCGACTAATGAAATTGGGGAAGCGATCGAACGGGGTAACGGGGCAAATGCTATTAAAAAATTGTTGGTATTCCTTAAATTCTATGCTGAATGGCACTTTGGCAATGAAGAAACCTGCGCGGCAAAACATAGCTGCCCTATGGCTAGTGTGAACCAAGAAGCCCACAAGAAATTTATTGAGACCTTTGGCAAGCTCCATGATCAATATCGTCAGAGCGATGCAAGTGAAGAGATTGCGCTCAAAATTTATAATGAACTATGCGAATGGTTGGTCAGCCATATTTTAAAGATTGATACTCAGATTGGTGCTTGTATCAAAGAAAGCCTAGCTCAATCAGCTTAA